One Nycticebus coucang isolate mNycCou1 chromosome 7, mNycCou1.pri, whole genome shotgun sequence genomic window, TCCGTGGGGCCCTGAGGTACatatcatcttttttattttttatttatttatttattttttttattgttggggattcattgagggtacaataagccaggttacactgattgcaattgttaggtaaagtccttcttgcaatcatgtcttgcccccataaagtgtgacacacaccaaggccccacccccctccctacaTATCATCTTTTAAGGAACATTGTTGACTGCATGTCAACGTTGATCCCAGAAGCCTGACTGATGACTGAAAGTGACTTTGTGTATTGTGTCCTGCGCGTGAGTCATCCTCTAATTACAAGAATTAGGCAGCTGGTGCAATGTTCGCATGTGTTTAGAGTTGATGCAACTGAATATGCAAAGGTAATATTTAGGACTCAAAGGCCTACATAGAGTCTGGAAATATGAAGGCTAACTAATAGAGGAAAAAGAGATTAATTTAAATTGGACCAGTGTTTCAGTGAAGCTAGATTTGAAAAAAGTCACCAGGCTTGGTTACCTGTGCTGTGATAATGACAGCAGACATTGGTCATCTTTTTCCCCTACTGCAAAACCGACAGATGCACgttaaaaacaaattcaaattcaaataaagaaaaacaatgtgtcTGAAATCTTGTCACTATTAACATTTTTACTAAATATCCTCTAAGACCAATCTCTATGGATGTATGAACATTAAGACAGTATTTTACATAAGGGAAATTAATCAGCATTTGTGGTTCTATAACATGTTTTCTAAAATCAACCATGTACAATATTATATAATCTTACCACTTTTATGAATATAAATTGATCACATGTCCACTATCTATTTGTGTCTGGCTGCTGTTTATTTGCCAGTGTGTGTTTATCTTCAGAGTATAAATTCCCTGGAGCAGGATCACAGATCCCTATCACCAACAGTCTATTCAAAGGGTCCACTTTCCCCCCATTGGAGATACCACTGGGTTTTAtcaatttttccaatttttgttaATCTCATAAGCGAGAAAGAaatctaatttttacatttatttttaatttgctaatgTAGTGTTGCAAAAGAATTGACAATATTTTAATATAAGTCCTGTTTATACTTATTTTGTGAATTGTCCTTTTTACCTTTTAAGTTTCCAATCAAAAAGCCTGCACATGCGACGTATTCATTCAACCTCTGCAGATAACACAAAGACTTACcaggagctttaaaaaaaatcctgcctCTCAGCATCCtgcttatttcaaaaataaaagtcgGATTTTGCCCTTGAATTAGGTTGAAACATTCAAGGGCCTTTCTGCCATTGCACAGAGCAGGCCTTGCCAGGCGTGAACTTACCACAGCGGAACACAGACAGCTGGGCCAGCATGGGCACTTGATAGGATTTCCCGTCTGCTGCCACGAACGTACGCTTCTTTGTGTTCTCAGGTTGAAACCGCGATTTCCACAAACCCTTAAAATACACTGCGTTGACAAGGACCAGTCTGGTGAGCACCCCGTCAATCAGATCTGGGGACAGCAGGTTGTCAATCATACCTGTGAAGTCCAAGAGCAAACAAGAAAGGCCCTCAGGATTGGTGGCTGAGCTGAGGGCAAATGGTGGCTGCTGGTCAGGGAGAATGAAAAATCAAAGGGATTCTTagaggattttaaaaagaaactttcaaaaaCACACTTTTGTACTTTCCAGTTTTCTTCTTCCCCCTTgctaaaaattaaagttaaaaacaagtttaaaaatcAGAGAACTGGAAAAGAGTTAAGAAATCCCTAGTTAGGGGttagcaaacattttctttttttttttttttttgcagtttctggcgggggctgagtttgaacccgctacctctggcatatggagctggtacctgactcctttaagccacaggctccaccctaagGGTTAGCAAACTTTTCATCAAGAAATTCTTTTACTGCCAATTTCCTATAAGCCCATACTTTAGAAGATTTTACTTAACCAAATTAGCTGTAGTTCATAatccccctccacacacacctttttttttttttgctaattaatTTCCAGTGAGAGGTTTTGGTCAACACAAGATAAGcagtttgttctttgttttgaaGCGCTGGGTTGATTTAATCCAAGCCAAAAATAAACACTTCTGCCTAAACAATGTTATCTAGGGTAAGGCTTTATTTCTCTTAagatttctcttcatttcttttaacaCTCAGAAATGCCGAGGATTATTTTGGAATCCCTGGATATCACAAGGCCTCATAATTGCTTAAAGTGTAACTTAAACCAAAAACCAGTGTCTATATTTATGGGTCAGGCTTCAAGCTAGATGCTAATATGATAGAGATTGGAAGAGAGGATTTCAAATGTTctcagcacaaagaaatgataaatgtttgaagtaaTGGATATGCAAACTACCCTAATTTTATCATTATACATTGAATATatgtatcaaagcatcacattataccccataatgtGCACAATTAGTATGtgccaatgaaaaataaaatataatttatttttttttttgtagagacagagtctcactttatggccctcggtagagtgccgtggcctcacacagctcacagcaacctccaactcctgggcttaagcgattctcttgcctcagcctcccgagtagctgggactacaggcgcccgccacaacgcccggctattttttttttggttgcagtttggccggggccgggtttgaacccgccaccctcggtatatggggctggcgccctatggactgagccacaggcgccgcccgaaaaataaaatataatttaaaaaaaagatgggtcTATCCTAGAAGAACATCTAATTTTGAAGGAAAATGCTCTTCACAAGATGTTGGAAATGGTCCATCTTATGTGTCAGGAATGAAGGAGCAAAGAGCCTTCGTAATCCAAAGTTTTATCTCTGGTTGAAGCTCTGGTTTCCCATTTAGGTTCCTTGTACTTGGTTTTTTAAGATTCAGCTGTgtaagtgagtgtgtgtgtgtgttttaacagGGATCCGTAATGCCCAAAGCTATTAAAAACCAGTTCACTGCATTTTGTAGCCcaaatatatatgcatgcatatacatatatgcagaaTGTAAATTCAAGTTATACTATTTAAATGGCTAGAGTAAAATCAACTGCTTCTGAAGAAGTAAGAATATCTAATTCAGCAGTGAGAGCTTTAAGTCCCTCTGAGTGAAGCTATGACAGGATCCGGTGCACGTAAGTCATGATAAATAAGCACACTGTCAAGTTTCCCGCACCCACCCTGTGCTGAGGCCGGTTCCTCGCCACTCACTCCTTCCACAAGGGGGCACCAGTGCCACCTTAAGTGGGGAACAGGAAGGACAACTCAGGAGCTATAAATAGTCATCATTCAGTTCAGGACAAGACTGGCCTCTGCCCACAGACTCTGTCCTGTGGGAAAGAAGTTAGAACTCTGTGCTCTCCCACTAGCAAGCTCATTAGAATTGGTTCCCAATAGCGTTGTTTCTTGCCTCTGCTGGGAACACTCCCCATCTAGTTCTTACTGGCATTTAAGGCCTAGCTCCATGGTCCCCTCTCCTTCCAAACCTTCTCTGATCCTCCGTCCCACCTCGCAGGAGATGGCTCTCTTCTCGATTTCTGTAAAGCCCTACGTGTAGCGCTACCATGACACCTGTGGTATTTTATTCTGGCCAATTGTAACACATCTGTTTGCCCCAAGGAaactgtgaactgtgtgacaacACCCCGGCTTCCACTTTTCTCATTCCTACCACTATGTTCGGGACACAGTCAGTACCCCACAGTATCTGAAGaaatctttttgtagagacacatgATTCCTCCAACTACCACCAGTGGGACTAAGATTTAATAAGGGGCTGtgggagacaaagagaaagagacagcatGCAGAGAGAAAGGTAAGGCTCACCCAGGTGTGAGGGGCACCTGAAAGCCGGCCATTAATAACCGGCACAGATGCGCATCCATCCATTCTCGGATACCCACATATCTAGTATGTGCCAGgtactcattatttttttttaaaatgttctttattcatttattgatttgtgtaaaTATATAGGGTACGAGTGTGATTTTGTTACAtggaggtatttcttttttttttctctttttttttttttttattgttggggattcattgagggtacaataagccagttacactgattgcaattgttaggtaaagtccctcttgcaatcatgtcttgcccccataaagtgtgacacacactaaggccccaccctcctccctccatccctctttctgcttcccccccccataaccttaattgtcattaattgtcctcataacatgGAGGTATTTCATAATGAAGTCAGGGCTGCTGGTACAGCCAACACTGGAGTAATGTAAATTGTACTCATTGAGTAATTACTCATCATccaccccctcccaccctctattacttttttttttcagtttttggcccagggccaggtttgaacctgacacctccggtatatggggtcagcgccctactccttgagccacaggtgccgctcctcTACTACTGTCTTAATTAAGAAAGCAAAAGGAATTTTGCCCTCCAAGAGCTATGAATTAGAGCTAGGTGGACATGACATAAAAAGCTCAGAAAACTACCAAGTTGCCATTTTAACAAACAGGTTGAGGTGGACTCACTCGAGGCTATGAGGACAAGTAAGAGGGAGACCTTCAGAGTTCTTTAGCTATCCAGCCATGTAAGTGCTTAATTATAATTGTTATCTTCTGAATGGATATTAAGAATAACTCACTGTTGgcttgacacctgtggctcaagtgactagggcactagccacatacaccagagctggtgggtccgaatccagcccggacctgccaaacaacaactacaaccaaaaaatagctgggtgttgtggcgggcacctgtagtcccagctacttgggaggctgaggcaagagaactgcttaagcccaagagtctaaggttgctgtgagctgtgacgccacagaactctaccaagggcgacagcttgagactcaaaaaagaaaactcactggGCACCTAGAACTGCAAGATCAATTCTAGAGTAAGATCAGACAATGTTGAAAGTGAAAATGTTTCCtggaatgaaaatatattcaagcTGATCCACATTCAAATGTTTCCTGTTTAACACTTCAAATTGGTCCTTTCTCCACATTTGTTTAAAACTGTTGTTGTAAATATTGGTGTGTCCTTTTGGATTGTGCCTTTTGTTATGAGCCAATTGAAAAACATAGTTCTACAAATAATAAAGTTATTACCACCACAGCATGAatgtataattatattaaaaataataaaaaaaaaaaaagaggaagacctGGTCTGGATGGTGAGATCTGGCGAGGATGGGAAGCATTACCTGAGCCAGCAGCTGTgaaacagctcacagcagttGAACATGTACCCAAGTGCCGGCCCCTCTGTGCACGCTTCATGTCTATTACACATACCTTCGCCACAGCCTTAGTGTCGTGGGAATTGCCCTAGTAGGCATTACGGTGTGTCTCCCCGTTGGACAGATGAAGACATTAAGGCACAGGAATGGTCAGTAACTTGCCCCGGGGCTACACGGCTAGTATGTGTCCAAACTGAGATTCCAACTCACAGCTTGTGTTTTCAACTACCACACCGCTCACATGGTGGTGCAGGGGGAGCAGATACCTACCTGCTATCTAGTGAGAACGAGTGAGAATGCTTGAATGAGGGTCTGCGATGTGAGGGGACCGGGAGGAGGCCGCTCCCATGGTGATGCAGGGGGAGCAGGGTGCTGGTGAGGGGACCGGGAGGAGGCCTGTGTGGCTACAACACACAGTACATCAGGCCAGCAGGCCAGACCGTCATGGGGACACGGCACAGGGCCTGCATGCTGCACTCTCCCACTGTCTCAGGGAAGGAACTAGTGCCTCCGTGGAACAGGCTTGGCAATCTTCTGGACACAACCCATGGAGCCCCAAGGTCCTTTTGAGCTCCATCAGGTACTCAAATTCCTCTCAGTGGGGCAGGTCACCCCCAACAGTCAGTTTGAAAACTTGGGGGAGCATCTTTGGTTGAGTGGGTAGTGGCCAGAGATGCTCCATGTCCTGCAGTGCTCAATGCAGTCCCACGCTATGAAGAACCACCCTGCTTCCTACACGACTTTCAAACGTGCCTCTGGATATCTGCCTCCCTATAATTATCTGAGCCCATCCTTTTAACGTACAATGCTGCACAGCTGCCTCCATCAGCCTTTGTAGCTTTCAACTCCCAGATAATCTCAGCCTCTGACGACTTTTGTTATATGTTCAAGTTGTACCCAAGGGTTTACCTGTGGAACTGCATGCATAAAttactttggttttgttttccattgtGCTAATTTTTTAGAAATGTGCGTATGTGTGCACAGGGGATATGAGCTATGAGTCTCATTTTGGGATAGTAAAGACAGCATTAAAGCTATTTATATAAACTGGGAGAGTTGGGTATGATAGGATCAAAAGTGCTATTTAGGTCTCCATGTTTAAATATCTAGTGGTGTCATTGATGTGGTTTAATGATACATTCCACAGGCAAAGAAGGCTGAGAGGGTGCAATGACTTGCTACAGTcctgcagtctctggccagagTCAGGATCAGAGGCCAGTCCCGAGTGCATCTGCTTCCAGACACTGTTCTCTGGCTGCAGCCTCCAGCCGCCTGGCAACGCCGCCCCACATCCTCACTGTTGCGGCCTCCTGATCAACCCTGGCTTCAGGAAGGGAGCCAGAACTGTACCATCCAGGCTCCAACGAGGGAGGATGCCATGGAAACTGGCATCCTGGGTCTCCTCCACGCCCCCTGAGCAGTCTTTGTCTAGCTTGTCACTCCCTCTGCTGATGGTCCTCCAACATTCAGGATATGACTGTGGTGATGACAGCAGAGACAGAGTAGGGACTGCCGGCCCCTCCCTCAGGGATGGTCTGGGGCCCAGGGATCTGCATTCTAAGCACACAACCCAGGTAATTCCAAGGCAGGTGCGCCGGGAACCACACTTGAGAAACATGGCCCGAGTTTTGTCTCTGGGCTTCTTCTCCCTTTGAGCTTTTGTGTCCACTCCGGTGACGCTAACTCCCTACAGGAGAAGGTGCCCAGACCTGCATTTCCCCTGTTGTTCTAGACTCACAGCTCCTCCGTGTGTTTCCACCTGGACCTCCGGCTTACACATTCACAGGTTTAGAACATCAAAGTTAAATATTTCCTCTTTAATGGGAGAAGCGACGCTGCAGTGAGTATTACTGTGTGACGTAGAAAGGGCTAGAATGGAGGGGCTCCTGAAGGGTGTGATATGCCAATCATAACGATGAGGGACGCCTATGTCTTGGCACTGGGGGAAGCAGAAGGCCTGAAGGTGAGTAGAGAAATCTAAGGAAGAGGCACTGCAGGCAAAGGGGACGGCAGATGCAGAGCAGGAAGGGGCCTCCAGCCAAGGGCTCGGGCACGGACACAGCCGGAGGCACCTGTACCCTGCCACACTGCGAACCGCTCAGCGGGGGGAGGACGAGAGACTGCGTCTTGAGTCCTGCTAAGAACGAAGGACCAGAGCTCATCTGGGGCCCGGGGTACTGAGGGACTTGCCAACACCAGTTAGAACCTCggactctgggcggcgcctgtggctcaaggaatagggcgccagtcccatatgccgaaggtggcgggttcaaacctagcccgggccaaaaaccacaaaaaaaaaaaaaaaagaacctcggACTCTGACTCACATGTTCATTCACAAAGCTCACGGTCATGCAAAATACTCCAGCCACTCACCCCGGGTTTCGTTTTTGACCCACACATTGATGGAAtcacaggcagaggctggatccTCGAAGTCCACGTTCCGGACCTCACACTGAAACACGTCCTTGTTCCTCGTAACAAAAGGCACTTCCATTTTGAAGCCATTCTTGACAAACACAGCATTGGCCACTGTCACGATATCTTTGTTCTTCTTGGAGACGATGGCCTTGTTGATCTTCTTTAACACTTTGCCAACTCCTAAAGGAGAAGTCAGAAAATACAGCAATATTTCCATgagaattcagaaaattaaaaaaaaaaactttcgttttacaacaaataaaaacagcacAAAGAGGACAGTATGGGCAGCAAGAGGCAGAGTCTTTGCTTGGTCAgaggccttttatttatttatttgttttgcgatggagtctcattatgttgccctcggtagagtgccatggcattacagctcacagcaaccttaaactcttgggcttatgcgattctcttgcctcaccctcccaagtagctgggactataggtgcccaccacaatgcccggctgtttttatgttgtagttgtcattgttgtttagctggcccgggctgggtttgaacctgccagacttggtgtatgtggctggtgccctaagcactgagctatgggcactgagcctcaggAGCTTTTCTTAAGACAGTGGGGTGGGGTCACTATTAAAGAGGTCTGAAAAATCAGTTGGCTTCTGCATCAAAACAGGCACATTTGAAGTGTTCTCAAGACCTTCCCAAGGTAGACCTCATTCTCCTGGTGGCCTTTCTGGGCCCAGGTTACCCTGACTGCTGTCACGCTCCTCAGGGCTGCAGCCATGGGGGAATAACTCAAAAGGAACTTCTTAATTCATCCTCTTTCAACTATTTCCTTCCTTGCCGAAGATTTAAcaagttgatttcttttttctactatggagaaaaaaaatgaataaaataagcaTTAGAAAGACTATAAAAAATTACCATGTGCCATCATCCAGAACAATGTGATTTTTACTAGATATCAAGCTCAAAAAATAAGGAGATTAATTTTATGGCAATGTAAGCTTTATTTCACATGAGCCGTTCATACATGCTCCATTTAGTTTGAGAGCatggaaaagaggaaaataacttACAAGGAAGAAATGTGTTTCTGCAGAGAGCTCAAATTACGTGTCTTTCTTCATTGCTTGGGGTCTTTTCAAAATGACACTGTCCTAAAATTTCCTGCCAGAGTCACCTTGATGGTCTCCTAGAGAGCCGATTTATTACTCTGAATGTGCTTCTTCTTCAGACGCCTTAGTCAGGCAGGGCAAAGTCTTCCTGTGGTCCACAGAGAGGGGACAGAGAGTACAGGGGTTTGCAGGGTGCACGGCCCTTTCTTACACCTCTCCTGACCCCTCTCAGGAGAGCAGGGGGCACAGGCCCATTCTACAATTCAGAACAGCCAGCCGAGGAGGCTAAGGCACTTCCAAGGCCAAGCAGGACGAGTCAACGTCGTCACAACTTCAGGAATAATGACTTACAATTAATGCGGGTCAGcattaaaacaaacaacagaaGCCCAGTTGCTATTTTGGAACAGTCTTGGCCAACAGGGCCTGGGTGACACGAGGAAAGGCCATAAATTTTAGCAGTGATTCACCATGAAGTTATAAATTACCAAGTTTTCTGAACTTCCAAGCAACGGACAGAACAGCATGTTTTTCAAGTATTTAGTCCCTCTGTGTTTCCAACAGGTGAACATACTCCAAACTTATGCAGAAGTTTAATGCTGTGTCAACAGGGCAGGGTGGTCAGGCATCGGGTGCCGGATGCAGCCCTGGAGGCCACACTGGGAAGAGGGTCCAAGGCAGCCTGGAGCGAGGTGCTGTCGAGCACAACCCCTACCTCTGTCATCTCACTCTCCAGCTGAAGGTGACAAGGCAGTCAAAAGGCTCAGAGTTTTAGGGCTGGTGGTGATGCAAGGACATGGGCAGGGAAACTCCCTCAGTTCctgtgacttgctcaaggtcatggtGCGTGCTGGTGGCTAGAAAGGGCTCCAGTGCCTGACCTGCCCCCTTGATGCCCCGCACGAGTGGGAAGGCAGGTGGGTGATGCCTCTGAGGAGCAAGAACCCTGAGCCTGAACAAAATGCAGGCCGTGAACACCCATGCAATTCAACTCGTGAGAACGGGCTTTCCTTTCAATGTAACAAAAGGTTTTTTCCCCACTGTGATTTGCTAAaaagcttttcattttgaaataattatagatttataggaCGTGGCAAAGCAACATGCAGAGGGGTCCCCCATGCCCTTCACTCCCCTCTCCCTGTGGTGCCGTCACTGTTGGAGGATGCTGCCATGGTGCAGTCCACGAGCCTATCCCAATTTCACCACCTTTGCACACGCTCCTGCATGTGTGGGCAGCTCTACGAGGCTCTAACCCCCCGGGCAGGTTCATGCAACACCACCACAGCCAAGACCCAGGACGGTCCCACCCCCACAAGTCACTGTGGTACACCCCCACCTTGTGTTCCCTGCTCATATGTTTTATAAGTTATGGTTTAGCTCGAACACCGGGGAGGTGAACGGGAAAGGAAGTTTTCTCTGTGGGATGAGAGGACTGGAGCACTGGGAGTCAGGGACTGACCCCAAGCCCCACAGTGACAGGACAGGGAACCAGACTCCAGTTCTCCCAACTTCCAACACCGCAGCATCTGACCTGAAGAAGGGGCTGGCCCTAAGCTTCAGATCTTGCAAGTGAAACCGCATCTAGCTGCTCTCTTTCTTGGGGCTGTAAGCAAAACCCAAACCGTGCAGTCTCCGTGACACAGGAGTCATGGACGAAATCCCCTGTGGAGAGCGTGGTGTCCACCCACCGTTCACGCCGTATCTCATCACTGTCGTCAGCTGCTTCTTGGTCCTGCCGTCGGCCCCCAGCTGAAGCATCCCCAGGACCGACGCAATCCCGTGGGGGGAGACGACAACGTTGTCATAAGGCCTTGACTTGACGATCTGATTGAAAACCTGGATCCCTGTGTCGGAACCTAGTTCTTCGAGAGACAGGGGGTTGAACTGGGAGCAGATGGAGGGCAAAGTCACGGTGGCCAAGAGAAAGAAGGGCAGATGCCACTTCATGGTTCCTTCTGGCAAGGACAAcctaaaaaatgagataaaatgttttaaattatactGAAATGAGACTTTGGGGGCACTACTTTGCACTTAACTAAGTACGACTTATTGTGCTTGACATGT contains:
- the SERPINE2 gene encoding glia-derived nexin, giving the protein MKWHLPFFLLATVTLPSICSQFNPLSLEELGSDTGIQVFNQIVKSRPYDNVVVSPHGIASVLGMLQLGADGRTKKQLTTVMRYGVNGVGKVLKKINKAIVSKKNKDIVTVANAVFVKNGFKMEVPFVTRNKDVFQCEVRNVDFEDPASACDSINVWVKNETRGMIDNLLSPDLIDGVLTRLVLVNAVYFKGLWKSRFQPENTKKRTFVAADGKSYQVPMLAQLSVFRCGSTSTPNDLWYNFIELPYHGESVSMLIALPTESSTPLSAIIPHISTKTIDSWMSTMVPKRVQVILPKFTAVAQIDLKEPLQVLGITEMFDSSKANFAKITRSENLHVSHILQKAKIEVSEDGTKASAATTAILIARSSPPWFIVDRPFLFFIRHNPTGAVLFMGQINKP